The nucleotide sequence TTCATATGCAACTTCCTTGTCTTTATCAATgtgttataatatatattttacatttgtttgcCATTATTGAACCAAGCAAGTCACAATTGCTGCCTGTCAAGAGAATGTGttgatatattaatattaatcaatgtaaaacatttagcattaaaaatgaatattgAAAGGAATAAAGAAGCCAGGCAAAGTAGACTCCAATATAACTTGATTTATTAACATAAAGAAAACTTAGGCAATGCAATAACAACGATCACTAACTAAACAGTATGTCATGCACAAATAATACTGGAAAAGGACTGTGACAGACTTAATTAGAAACAGGTGTGCTCATTAAACTAATAGCGTACAACATGGTTAAAGGCACACGTAAAGAAAAATGGGCTTTTCACTACTCCTATAAAGTGTGATATACAAAAAAGTTTGTATTGAACATTTATGGAGCAAcatattttgtgtgaaaataaatcataaaagtggtttattttatttaaaaatcttcaAAATGTATGAGGTGACGAGGGGGGCCTTTTACCCAACACATGGGGTAAAAGGCTCACCAGCATGGGGCAAAAGGCACAGTATTGATACAAATAATTTtcctaaaataatgtttttaataatctttAAGTTAATACTTGTTCAAAGCAATCACTTTAGCAAAGTTTGaactattttctgtttatttggatgaataaagtaatttttttatcaaaaaaatatgctgtcattaaaatgttaatatagaaatatatcttaaaaatatagaaacaaaataattttaaaaagtaatgatTCTGAAAGCATTAAAGgagatcccataataatttaatatacatttacaacaacttatattttattatatgattTAATTAATATCACATCTTTAAATATGAtggtttcattataaatatggtgATTATCTCTAAGGTGGACACCGAACTTAATATATGAAACTTACCATCTGAATCTTACCAtttcatgtcaacaaatggaacAGTCAGCAGCTGTTTTTTATCATGTTAAATGCCTTTTGCCCCCAACAGCAGGGGGACCTTTTACCCCAAATAtcatacttttacatattcttcCATTATGGAAAAACTGTTGTTTTAATTACcttgaacaaaacattaaaaagcccattgtttcaaaatatattcaataattaGATCAAATGAGATAAATGATATATATTAGATCAAATGAGCGCAACTCATTTTACTACagcaaaaataaaagaaatctggaatttgttttttaattatttttaaaacaattattaaaaagctTCCATGTCTTGCAGCTGACTTGCACATTGAGTTTAAATTAGAGTTTGACCTTCTAAATGATTTGATCTTAGATGGAATGGTGCAGTATTACAGAGGGTGTTCTAATGTGTCACATCTTATGAAGAACTACCATGAGGAAATTGAAACCAATGATGACATGGATGTTCTAATTTTACAGGCATTCACTGAAATGATACAGTTGGCTGATGACAATGTAATGGAATGTTCAGCTAATCAGTCATAATTCACAGAACTGGAATGTGAACGGGAAACTTGTTTAATCCTTACTGTAGACACGTAGGTTTTAGAATTACTATTTTGTATAGCAGGTGCTTGTCTTTCTTTATAAAATTACCTTTCAAAGTTTATTAGATGCAAGATATTTAGGGAACTCACCATATGAAAAAGAAGGCTCACTTATGTGGCAGAAATGCAAGGCATAACTTTTTGGTTTTGAGAAATAAATGACAGGATGAACAAACATTGCAGTACATGTCGCATAAGTCAGGTTTATTGACATTCAACATCAAATCCACCAAAACATGTTATTCAATACTTTTCTGATAATTTAGTACATTATGCAGACAgaaatatgaaatgtttaaatAGTAGCACCACAGACATttccaaaaacattacaaataacaTCTACAGCATGGCACCGGTGATAGTAATGGGAGGCGAGAGAATGAAAAAGAGAACAGTGTGCCCACACTAATCAAACACAATCATCAACACTGCTTTACAAAACCAGTGTGTACAGCCATGTGCTATGGTGCTAAGCAAGGACACCTCAGGTCTCCAAAATAATTCATTTGGACAACAATCCTACAGGACACTATTTCTCACTGCTAAATAGCCAGGTTATTTATCTGTAACTGTTCATTTTCAAACTCAAGTTTGTTGATTTAAGTTTAGCTTAAATAATTTAGCTCTCTCAACTAATAAGCAAGTAATAATTTGTGGTAATTTTATCTTAAATTAGAGGATAGAAATATTAAATATGGCAATGTCAtgttacaacatttaaactaaaGCGATAACATTTACTGTCGTTCATGTCACTGGATtccaaatgtaaataataataataatacaaaatgttaaGTGTCGACTTTCAGAAAATAACTGTAGGCACTGATTAATGAACTCTGGCACTTATAAAAGAGAGTTGAGGCAAAATCTTTGTTATAAATAATTGGAAAGTTGGAAAAGTTCTCAAGATCTCTAACTGGGATGGTAGTTTTTGATGTAAGAACACCATTAGCATCCACATTTCTTACCTTTCAAAGACCAAAAAGTGTACGCTCTAAATGTGATTTACTGACTTCATCATATCATACCAATAACAGTtctaataaaataattacaaagcAGAGTCAACCAATTTCATCTTTGGAATGTACAGATactataattgtattattattattgtgtaaaACAGGGCAAAGAAGAGGACCGTAACACATATGTGTTCTTATTTGTGCTGGCCTCTTGCAAAGTGACAGGCAAAGTCATAGCTGTTTCTGCATCTGTGTCCGCATATGTTACACTGAAAAGGGTTCTCGTAACCATGACAACCCATGTGGATAGTGTAGAGGATGTTGTCTGGGAAATATATGTGACAGTGGGGGCAATGGTGGAGCATCTGGGGGTCTTGTACTGGGGTGGGCGTCCCTGGCTGGCTGTTGGTACCGCTGGGTGTGCTGGTTCTCTCGCTGCAGGGTCCCACCCCTGGGCTACAGCCACTGTGCGCTGCCGGTCTGGGCTCGGGGGTGATTGGAGAAGAAGCTTGAGCCGCGCTGACAGAGACGGCAGCGGGTGCCGTCACGGGCTGCTGGACGAGGAACGTGGGTTTTTCGTCGGGTAGAGATTCTGCTCCAGGGGATACCGGTGCACCTTGGGCTTCAGGTGGGATGCTGGCAAGCTGACCGGCCAAAGTCGAAAGCTGGTTCAGCGGGTTGTCCATTACCATGTCCTGGTCCTCCCTAGAGCCACTTCCAATTGCTTCACCTACTTGTGCATCCTTTCCTAGACTGTTATAGGCCTCCTGATGGAGGTGGGAGTGAGGAGGGAGATCATGACCGAAGTCACCCAAGTGGTGCTGCTCCGAGTTGGGCTTTTGCAATACCATGGATGGCGGGCTAAGGTTGATGAGCAACCGGCGGCCATAGCCCAGAGAGTTTCCTCTCTTCTGGAGGACACTGAGCATTTTTCGGTGTGAGATAGCAGAGCGTGCACCCTTCATGGGAAGCAGTTTGTGTCTTCGACGCCGATGATGAGAAAGGTTACTGCGATCGCTGCAGCGGAAAGAGCAGAGCTCACATTTGTAGGGCTTTTCACCTGTGTGAGAGCGCATGTGCGCCTCCAGGTGGCGCTCGTATGCCGAGGCGAAAGGACACAAGTGGCATCTATGGGGTTTTTCACCTGGAGGAAGAGATAGAGAACATTGTATGTACTTGGTAAGCTGGTAAAGACCAAAGAGCATCTATATAAGTAGTCAGAGTGTAACTAAAGTTAAAGATCAGTTTTCAGTCTTACCTGTGTGGATGCGAATGTGTTCGATTAGCCGCGCAGTGCCTCTTGTGGCATAGTTGCAATAGCGGCACTTGAGTTTGCCATCATATGTTCTCTCAAAGCCATCCACTAACATCCCAGAACTATCCTCTAAGGACATGTCCACTGCTGGGTGCTCCAGGCCATTCTGACCAAGTTCTTTAAGGGTAAAAAAACAGAGAAACGAACTAAGATTAAGACATGGGACACATTATATTTGAGTATTGTATTCAGCACACTAGATTCAGCAGGCATTTTCCACAAATACGGTACACTTTTTTTAAGcattaagccccgtttccaccacaggaactttacccaggaaccaggaactttgggtggtacttggtgtgtttagaccgcaggaaccagggtctaaatgaagttccgggtaaatatttccccctccaaatggccctgctcgcgaggtagtactttttcaaagttcaggaactttcgagggagggacttgggcgctgaacgtgctgattggttgagcacacgcagcattttatttcaaccggcattttaaaagtcttttgcgaggttcggtctacgttcagtaaatatcagtcttgctctctgtctgatggcgcgcgttcgtctcagccatctcacgtgcaatgtccgtaatagctgataataatatacattgtcattttaaatctagctttacaagctttctgaatatgctgcatgctgctgaatctgcatattagtgctcttttctgtcgttgttaattacctctttagtaaacctatacataaccagcaagagcagcacagcttgaatctcttccatactcgttattaatttttttacagtctatatttttcaccatgtaaacgacctgaccgattacttttaagtgtgcgtccttacatgacgtgacagcgcgcgtcgcgctcatgttgacaagagaggaaagctcatttttcctgaggggtaaactttttatttcgtaagttatgaagataatgttggaataataacacagcgtatattgccccaggcagtttttactttaactgcgcctgacagaagaattttttttttctgagatgattattacactttacaacaaataaatagcttattatataatactgtattagtcctggtggccgttaagagttgctatggctacagttaacacattccagctgctggagaaaacatcgttgacatttttgatgcggcagacaaactgcatgtgacaaaatgattgcgattgaaagtcatcacatgtaaacacgaTAGGTTTAGATAActtctcatgtaaacagtccactaaatctttcaatcggtacacacaaaaattactgtccgtcagtgacttggaggagcagtcacgcgcagtcctacatcaccggactaatttgcctaaacttcacggaactttatcgcggtggaaacgcagacagttgcaggtctggggggtagaaaagttcctgtaaaaaagttcctggtacaaaatgttccgggtaattttggtggaaacggggctttagagGCACAAATACCATGTTGTGAAAACTGTTGGGCATGGTAAactattatataattaaaaaacctaaaaaattaaatgtaatatatatatatatatatatatatatatatatatatatatatatatatatatatatatatatatatatatatatatatatgtatgtatgtatgtaatatgtttattttttttatattattattatgttctattttttatattttagaccaGACAggatggaaaaaaaacacacaaaggaAATGCAGAATCCCTAAACtacaaattcatttattcaaacTGAATAAAGTGTTAGTAAACTTGCACTTCCTCATAGCTCAACCCCCACAAGGATTTCCCTAATActataaaaataatagaaatgtgtggtgaatttttttttttttttcaaaacgacTGATTTTGTGGGGGTCATTTCCAGAAATGTTCTAaaaatgtgcatgtttttttttttatataattaggaTGCCACATTTActatgttagatgcacaatagtcacacatggcaatacaacaaacaaaatgcatgaatcttgtttagtattataaaaaaaggcTGGTCCAGTGGTGTATTTTCTAGTTTTGATGACATGATCACTTAGGGTGGGAAACATGACCAAAATCTTACAAGTAAACCACAACACTAAGCAATTGCTTAATTTAAGTAAAAGGTTCTCAAGTAATAGACCTTTatcacacttcctgtttccagaaagtgaagcatcgaaaatacatgactaaaatatgtaatacaaattaaaaaatgttcagATCATATTCATcgggtctcacacacacttcagcaTCGTGGTCCATATTTAGACGAGCACCGACACTGTGAGGTGAAACAATCACATATGTTTACTAGCCTCAGCTTATGCTGTAGCCATTGAGTTCCATAATAgggacaacaacaacaaaaaaaacacacaatggAAATCGAATTGTTACCGACTACAAATgttctttaaaataaagaagAAACTTGTACAGGTTTGGAGCAACATGAGTGAACTATACCTTAACCTGTCACATTAAAAAATGTGCCTAACTAACCTTAACccaaatcataaaaataaaaaaaacacaactatATTAATACTAATGATATATTAATACGATacattttgtacattttcatTCCAGTCTAAAACAACACACAGGAAGGTGCTCTAACCATTACCTCCTTGGAGATCCTCGCTGTCTTTCACTCCGATGACAGAGCCAGATATCATGTTGACATGTTGGGTCTGCTGACTCAGGTACTCCTGAAAGTCCTTCACAAAATCCAGTGGTTCTGGCTTCTCCTCGCCCATTGAAATATCTACGCCGTCGTCCTCTGCGTCCTTAAACTAGACCAAACAGgatgtaaataaaatacaaccaGAAGACCGTAGAGATGtcaatgtaataaaatgtatatgtaaCATGATACCCACTTCAAATAGCAGCAAAATACAACTTTACAAGCAACCTGTAAAGAGTGAATCCAGTCGATTATTCTACACTAGCATGTAACGTCAACCACAGGTCAAGGGGCGCGGAAAACAAATGTCATATCTTAAGCTCATAAGTTTTAGTGGAATCCGTGACAGTTGTATCAAACATTAATCAGTTGTATTAGTCTGGTTGTTATCCAGTTGACAAGGTAACGTTAACATGTGTTACTATGATAACGAGTGAACGTTGACGTTGCTAAGCATTCCCAACTGTTAAGCTATGATTAAAACAACAGTTACCTTCTCAGAGGCGTCAGATGAATTAAAACCACACTCAGTTGTTGGATGTACTGACTGTCGACCCGTTCTTTGAGGAGATTTTAGAAAAAAGTGAGTAAATAAAGCTCCATGTTAATGCTGGAAAGCTAACGTCAGCGAGTTAGCACGACTGATTCAGTTGAATACAGATTTTAAACGAGCTCTAACGTTACATTTGACCAACAGTTAGATCGGTGTATTTGAAACATAATCGATGTGTCCATTAGGACTGTGTCATTAGTAAATGGAGAGTAAAAACAGATGTTTGGTGGGCCAAAATGATGCTCTACGACATCAAAACAAAAGAAAGCGAAGGGGTGAAAGTTCAACCAGGTGGTGCGCCGCTGAAATGATTCCGACTTCGTTCCGATAAATGAACATTTAGTTCCTGCGTGTCACTGAGTACAGTCTACAAGGACTTGCAGAGCAAACCAGACTTTAAAAAATTAATGTATCCTAACACAGCATCCTAAAATGTGCTAATATAGGAGTGAGTTATACATCATTTCACGATTTTCTTGATTTGAGCAGGTGTTGCTATTTTGTCATGTCTTTAATTTAGTTAGCCTATATGTAACCTACAATTTTTTTAGGTAACctacctaaaatgacaaaatatcaaacatgaCGTTTTCAGTGTTTCCCTTCCTCCAATTAAATCACGTTCTGTTCTGAATGCTGTTTTAATTTATATT is from Pseudorasbora parva isolate DD20220531a chromosome 10, ASM2467924v1, whole genome shotgun sequence and encodes:
- the ikzf5 gene encoding zinc finger protein Pegasus; translation: MGEEKPEPLDFVKDFQEYLSQQTQHVNMISGSVIGVKDSEDLQGELGQNGLEHPAVDMSLEDSSGMLVDGFERTYDGKLKCRYCNYATRGTARLIEHIRIHTGEKPHRCHLCPFASAYERHLEAHMRSHTGEKPYKCELCSFRCSDRSNLSHHRRRRHKLLPMKGARSAISHRKMLSVLQKRGNSLGYGRRLLINLSPPSMVLQKPNSEQHHLGDFGHDLPPHSHLHQEAYNSLGKDAQVGEAIGSGSREDQDMVMDNPLNQLSTLAGQLASIPPEAQGAPVSPGAESLPDEKPTFLVQQPVTAPAAVSVSAAQASSPITPEPRPAAHSGCSPGVGPCSERTSTPSGTNSQPGTPTPVQDPQMLHHCPHCHIYFPDNILYTIHMGCHGYENPFQCNICGHRCRNSYDFACHFARGQHK